The segment NNNNNNNNNNNNNNNNNNNNNNNNNNNNNNNNNNNNNNNNNNNNNNNNNNNNNNNNNNNNNNNNNNNNNNNNNNNNNNNNNNNNNNNNNNNNNNNNNNNNNNNNNNNNNNNNNNNNNNNNNNNNNNNNNNNNNNNNNNNNNNNNNNNNNNNNNNNNNNNNNNNNNNNNNNNNNNNNNNNNNNNNNNNNNNNNNNNNNNNNNNNNNacatatttttttgtatgtaataataatataaaaaagtcGTTTCCATTTATAAgcacaaaaaaaaaaaaaaaaaaaaaaaaaaaataattaaaatgaaggaatatgtacataaacatatatataatatatattatatattatatatttttatatggaagttatttttttatataacaaaaaatataataaaataaagcatatataaaattatatattatatattatatatattatatatattattattatataatatatacgCTAGCATATCTTCCCACtataatacatacatattatatatatatatatatatataatattacgATATATATgctcatatatatatttatttccatagtaataataatttacccaagtttcattttttttttatttattttaaatatttcttttactcattttttttattatattttattttttgtagCGCATATGTgaatagaaaaaaattaatattattaatattcatttttatcttaaaaaataagataaAACAAAGCAAAactatataaatatttatatatacacatataaatatatatatatatatatatatatatatatatatatatatatataaatatatatatatatatgtgagtataatttttactatattattatttatgagttatttatttatttatttttttcaaaaaaatataatttcccccccaaattaaaagaaatatacacatatatatatatatttatataattatatatatatatatgtttatttatttgtggtaacttttattttttctaaaagACGGAAACCCTTTTTTGGTAAGCCCTCGAAAATGTCGGAAACTCTATACAATgattacaaaaataattgtTATGAATACATGAAAACGGTTTTATACACGGAGAAGATAATTAAAGATAATAACTCCGATCAGAATAAGTTATTAAACATTTATGAGAAGGCGATAAAGAGTGCTGAGAGTATGTTTAAGAAAATGCAACTTGAAGTTGAAGCAAATTATATGGTTGAAGATAAAGAAAGcgaattaaataatatatataatgaaatatgTGAATATAAAGTAAAATTAAGAAAATTTAAAGACGAAATATTGGAAAACgataaaagaaaatatgaaagaagtagtaataattataattataataataataataataatatgaattacGATGACcgtatattattattaagtGATGTCgatatattagaaaaaggagatgtatatattaatcattcaaaaatattaatggATAATACAGAATATATTAGTAATGATGttatgaataatttaaataaacaaagagaatgtataaaaaaaaatgtatcgaatatttcatttttatcgAATAAATTAGATCATGctaaaattattataaaaaacttaaataaaaaacaattatttaataaatatagattatatatcatttttatatttatcattctaacctttttattaatactttctgtaaaatataataggtatgttaaaaaatatccttatataaaaagcaatgatgataataatgataataatcaaaataataatatagatcTCATATTAGAAAATCAAAAACATATACAAGTACAAAACCAACAAAATACAAACTATACACTCGacaaatttaataatacacAAGAAGCAAAAAGTGTTTTCTATGATTTcgaacaaaaaaaagataaagaCATAAACAATAACGAAAAccaaaataaatatgtaaatataaatgattatcaaaattacttatataaaataaatacgAAGGACAAATATACagatgaaaatataaactCAAATATCCATGAGTATAATACATTGAATGATTTTAATGAAATCcataacaacaataataaaaatcaaCTAACGCAACTTGATACATATTATGAACATACACAcgaattaaataaaaatgaaaaggtaccagaagaaaaacaaaaagacAATGATCATATTATCGAAAATGAGATACAAAATACagatgaaaatataacatCTTCTTCTATGTCTTCcaatataaatgaatatccaacaaaaagtaataataacacCTCCTCAGGAAATAAATCAATATAAActatcatttatttatttatacataatctaaatttttttttggtaatATACTATAAAGGaataacaaatatttatatgtaatatagtaaagaatatatatcGCCCACCGGATATTTCTaccatataaataaataaataaataaatatatatatatatatatatttcatcaCCTTTTAGCATACATTTCGACAtgtgtattattttatttgttacTTTTCTTAAcatgaaaattatatatatatatatatatatatatatatatatatatgtatgaattttttttttttttttttttttttttttttttttttttttttttggggcccaataaaaaattaaaaccaaaaaaaaaaaaaaaaaaaaaaaaaatataattataaataatgaaaatatatttatttatttatttatttattcatttatttattcatttatttattcatttatttattcatttatttattcatttatttattcatttatttattggtacttatttatttttcccTTTCATTTCTATCTACACACATATTTTTTCCAAGTGTTCTTTTGAAATATTTCAACAATATGTATATTCTACTATCTtattcattaaaaaaataaaaatgaactTATAAAACAAGGAACGaataaattatgatatCAATATATACCATTTTCGGAaacttatattttttttttttttttttttttctccttaagatttatatttattagGTTATACAAAATGTAACTTAACAACTTATATTACCATACAACAACACAAATGTTTGTTcctatatttataaaaagtgTATTTTCTACATCAAcccttttattttaataaggaataaaatgaaattcaataattttttttttaattaaaagtttttttttttgtatgctttgttttttttttgtttttttaagttttattaatttttttttgtttatatatatatatatatatatatatatatatatatatattaaaatataattaatttatttttgaattgatatataatattacaatacatatatatatattatatgtgtgtactttttttttcttaaattaCATGATCtctatataatataattaatttacaaaaccatacatatattaataaaaaaaaagaaaaaaatgtatatatatatttatatatatatatttatatttataagatAAATGTTAAAgatgatttatatatgatatgataataaatactttaaaaagaaataagaaaaaaaaaaaaaaaaaaaaaaaaaaaaaaaaaaaaaaaagaaaaaaaaagaaaaaaaaagaaaaaaaaagaaaaaaaaagaaaaaaaaaaaaaaaaaaaaaaaacgtctaataaattataattaacGATCtctataaaaatttataataacgatcaattattttaactattaaataaaacataaataaaatatccATTTCAAGAAAgaagtaaaataaaaataatatatacatattatataatataaatgtgtatatattagGAACAATAATTGttcaatataaatattaaaaaaaaaaaaaaaaaaaaaaaaaaaaaaaataaaaaaattaaaaatttatattaatttatatattttttaaatgaaataaaaaaaatatattttattttttttaattttatttttatatttttttttttttttttttttttNNNNNNNNNNNNNNNNNNNNNNNNNNNNNNNNNNNNNNNNNNNNNNNNNNNNNNNNNNNNNNNNNNNNNNNNNNNNNNNNNNNNNNNNNNNNNNNNNNNNNNNNNNNNNNNNNNNNNNNNNNNNNNNNNNNNNNNNNNNNNNNNNNNNNNNNNNNNNNNNNNNNNNNNNNNNNNNNNNNNNNNNNNNNNNNNNNNNNNNNNNNNNNNNNNNNNNNNNNNNNNNNNNNNNNNNNNNNNNNNNNNNNNNNNNNNNNNNNNNNNNNNNNNNNNNNNNNNNNNNNNNNNNNNNNNNNNNNNNNNNNNNNNNNNNNNNNNNNNNNNNNNNNNNNNNNNNNNNNNNNNNNNNNNNNNNNNNNNNNNNNNNNNNNNNNNNNNNNNNNNNNNNNNNNNNNNNNNNNNNaaaaaaaaaaaaacccatttaaaaaaaaaaaaaaaaaaaaaaaaaaaaaaacaattatataaaaaaaaagtgtataaaataagaaaaaaaaatgttcaaaaaaaaaaataaaaaaaaaaaaaaaaaaaaaaaaaaaaaaagtaataaatgataaagttcatattcatatatacagtttttaaaggaaataaaacaaatacatgttatatcttttaaatgtatatgtatatatttatgtatttttggatttatgtatatgtatatgcatattcatgtatatatatatatatatatttatttatttatttatatgtacttttatatgtattttcaaatataacattttaatatattctgtccaatatattattattattatatatatgtattgtaacatatattaattattataaaatatattcttatatatgtatttgaaactttatttatatatgtatcatGTATAGACAAATgtgttattatattacatgTATGGTCAAACATAGTATATTCTTATACAAATTAGGcaagaaaataatatttgtatttttctttatttttacaaatcATTCATAACTTggtatttattatatatatatcaaatactatatgtatatattataagtagaatgcatatattatgtatgtaaatatatatatcttaatattccttttataagtaaatgtattaatatataaatcgtattatatatatatatataacatatgtaaaatgtataaatagATATTATTCAGAAGAAACGaatttaaataaacattatatataatgtcaaaaaaaaaaaagaaaaaaaaaattatgataataataaaataaaaaccCAGATATAATAACAAGAATAATTAACATgaaattaaagaaaataaaaataaatagatatataaatatatataaatatatatatatatatatattattgctatgtatttttttgtttatttctttgaataatatatattatacacatatataaaaattcttTAGTTGAATAAcgatatattttttattttattacttgttctttaattttttaccctttctttttcttctggttttcatataataatattatttactaTAATTTGatctatataatttatttgtcAATTTTTAactatacatatattttttgtatctttttatctatacattttatttttatttcatttcatatcatatcatttttgtttttccttttattcgcttttttttttttttttttttttttttttttttttttttttattattattttttaaaaaaaaaaaaaaaaaaaaaaaaaaaaaaaaaatttaaaattattatatttttNNNNNNNNNNNNNNNNNNNNNNNNNNNNNNNNNNNNNNNNNNNNNNNNNNNNNNNNNNNNNNNNNNNNNNNNNNNNNNNNNNNNNNNNNNNNNNNNNNNNNNNNNNNNNNNNNNNNNNNNNNNNNNNNNNNNNNNNNNNNNNNNNNNNNNNNNNNNNNNNNNNNNNNNNNNNNNNNNNNNNNNNNNNNNNNNNNNNNNNNNNNNNNNNNNNNNNNNNNNNNNNNNNNNNNNNNNNNNNNNNNNNNNNNNNNNNNNNNNNNNNNNNNNNNNNNNNNNNNNNNNNNNNNNNNNNNNNNNNNNNNNNNNNNNNNNNNNNNNNNNNNNNNNNNNNNNNNNNNNNNNNNNNNNNNNNNNNNNNNNNNNNNNNNNNNNNNNNNNNNNNNNNNNNNNNNNNNNNNNNttttttttttttttttttttcttataaaaatttataaaaaaaaaaaaaaaaaaaaaaaaaaaaaaaaaattacaaatgtatataatattaacatataattatgtttatttttatgtatttttttttttttttttttttcttggCTAGCtgtttttttgtttctttaaaattttagctatatatatatatatatatatatatatatatacacttACGAATTTGTATTTTCCACAGTTTCCCCTTTTTTGAGTTGAACTTTCaaatatttgttatttacaaaataacCATTCATAAATTGAATAGCATGTTGAGCACTAATAACATTGTCATAGCTTACAAATCCAAATCCTGAATTTCTTCCAGTACTGTCTCTTTGAATTTttgatgatataatattaccAAAACAACAGAAATGTTGGAATAAGTCAAGGTCTGTCCATTCACTAGGaatatggaaaataaaTAGGTTACTTCCACTAGGTccattttgttttgttttttcattattGTTATACTGGAATAATTTGTTTGGGTGAACAGGTTTATGCCATTGGCTATGCTTGGTTAGattgttataataaaaaatattattatttttatctttatacATTTCCCATAAACTTAAACCATCAACATTTTCTACATCTTCTAAAGAATTATCATTTGCTTGATACATTTGAGCTAGATGAGAATTGTTTTGTTTAAACataacattattattattattattattattattattattgttattattgttaatattattattgttattgttTAAGTGGTTTGGTGACATTTCTCCATctctatatatatcatttcCATTTTTAGCACTGttgttataattattattattgttaaGCATAAAATTGTTCTGATTCAGCATAggattattatttatttgtggattattattaaagttcatattcatcatcatattattattactattattattgttgttgttattcatatttttatttttcatatttctATTCATAAAATTGTTTTGAGTATTCGTTtggttattattattattattactactattattattataaaaattataattgttcatattattatttccttGGAAATTCTCGCTATTGTAATTACTTCCATAGTTCGTAGATCCTTGTGAAAAGTTGgtattgttcatattatttttctgAAAAAAGgtattactattattattattattattgttaatACTTACATTTGGAACAGCAAACTTAGCATCaatatttctttcttcTCCACTTGTATCGATTAAGttcttaatatttttcaaaacaTTTAAGGCCTCTTCATGTGTATTAAATGTAACCAAAGCAGTGTTATAAATCTTCTTATTAGCAAAGTTATTATTGTTCATTTGTTTTTTgcttttattaaaataacaTATGTCTTTAATAAATCCAACATTACCTAATAATGACCTTAAATGTACATCCGTAATATGTGGAGGAATGTTTTGTATATGCAATTTTGTATTCAGGACCCCATCGATTGTAGAATTTACGATTTCGTTATTCATCTTATATATccttaaatatattatatttatttgaatataaataaataaataaatatatatatatatatgtaaatatattataaatgaaaaagaagaaaaaaataaaaaaaaataaaatagtaAAAAACCTTcaatacaaaaaaaagaaaaaagaaaaaagaaaaaagaaaaaaaaaaaaaaaaaaaaacactTTCTCTATAAAAATAGCTACTTATCTCCCTTCCcaaaataacaataaaccataaacaaaaatgaacagtaaaaatgaaaagtatataagaatatgtataagatgctttataaatataaacataagcacatatatatatatgtatatatatatatatatatatatatatatatatgtatatgtatatatatttatatacttattcataccatatattattaataaaaataatatttcctctgtgtatacataatattaaaaatatttactattaagcatataaatatattatatggataatataaagttagcttataaaataaaaagatgatattataatatgataattaataaaagttaattaaaaagtataataaattagggaaaataaatggaaaatgaataaaataaatggagaaaaaaataaaaataaaacacatatataataatattatatttttataatatatatataataataataatatataattaacaAAGAATaactttattatatttactttcatatatatatatatactttataataataatatctttatttcatttgaaatgaagatgaaaaaaaagaaaaagaaaaagaatatatatatatatatatatatatatatatatatatatatatatatatatatatttatttataaatatttatatatttatatatttatatatttatatatacatttatatttatatttatattcatatttatattatatatttatttattaatttatacattttaaaaataaaaataatacaataatGAAAAAGGAAAACTGAAGAATAAAggaaataagaaaaataaaaaaatagaaatatataagaatgGAAAAATACgaaaaatgtaaaaatgGGGAAAATGTGAATAGGtgaaaggaaaaaaataaaaaaaatgaaatgaaatgaaaaaagaaatatataaaatataaatcttatttttttaaatatataaaaatatattttttttttttttttttttttttttataatatatgtatataacataaatattatatatatatatatatatatatatatatatatattacaaataatatatgcaaaatattatatatacatatatattattataaatatacatatttatttatatattataataattatgtaactttatatatatatatatatatattatattataacacaataatatatatttttttgttttttatatatatacaaaaaaaaaaaaaaaaaaatgtaaataatgaaaaataaaacagaAAAGAAgggatatatataatatacatatatatatattttgttgtatatataataaaaggaaataacactttttacatatataaatacatatatattttaaaaagaaagaaaaattatctatatatggtataaggtatatatatattatatatatatacattatatattatataatatatatacatacatatatgtatacatagGAATACgtaattttatatatgtaaaaaagaaatttaaaggaaaaaaaatattgaaaatagGGGTCAcagaaaaataaaaaggataaaaataagagtagttaaagaaaattatggagtataaataatctaaataatacaggaaaaaaaaaaaaaaaaaaaaaaaaaatatttatatatatatatatatataattttacatgtaaaaaaattaaaattattttaaaataaaaaaaataataatacgAACAATGGGAAAATATTTTgagaattttttttttttttttaaataattgGATATTCGAATCcataattctttatttacataaatattattatattattatataaatatataatatatatatatatatatattatatttatatataatattggaatatattttttatgtattccttatcataatattataaggcttaaaaaaaaaaaattaaactacataaaaataataataaataaatattaaaagatgAGGAAAATTTCCCACCTTTGTTAGTAGTAGTAACCAAATGGGGAAAtcaagaagaaaaa is part of the Plasmodium reichenowi strain SY57 chromosome 12, whole genome shotgun sequence genome and harbors:
- a CDS encoding clustered-asparagine-rich protein — protein: MNNEIVNSTIDGVLNTKLHIQNIPPHITDVHLRSLLGNVGFIKDICYFNKSKKQMNNNNFANKKIYNTALVTFNTHEEALNVLKNIKNLIDTSGEERNIDAKFAVPNVSINNNNNNNSNTFFQKNNMNNTNFSQGSTNYGSNYNSENFQGNNNMNNYNFYNNNSSNNNNNNQTNTQNNFMNRNMKNKNMNNNNNNNSNNNMMMNMNFNNNPQINNNPMLNQNNFMLNNNNNYNNSAKNGNDIYRDGEMSPNHLNNNNNNINNNNNNNNNNNNNNNVMFKQNNSHLAQMYQANDNSLEDVENVDGLSLWEMYKDKNNNIFYYNNLTKHSQWHKPVHPNKLFQYNNNEKTKQNGPSGSNLFIFHIPSEWTDLDLFQHFCCFGNIISSKIQRDSTGRNSGFGFVSYDNVISAQHAIQFMNGYFVNNKYLKVQLKKGETVENTNS
- a CDS encoding vesicle transport v-SNARE protein VTI1, putative, whose translation is MSETLYNDYKNNCYEYMKTVLYTEKIIKDNNSDQNKLLNIYEKAIKSAESMFKKMQLEVEANYMVEDKESELNNIYNEICEYKVKLRKFKDEILENDKRKYERSSNNYNYNNNNNNMNYDDRILLLSDVDILEKGDVYINHSKILMDNTEYISNDVMNNLNKQRECIKKNVSNISFLSNKLDHAKIIIKNLNKKQLFNKYRLYIIFIFIILTFLLILSVKYNRYVKKYPYIKSNDDNNDNNQNNNIDLILENQKHIQVQNQQNTNYTLDKFNNTQEAKSVFYDFEQKKDKDINNNENQNKYVNINDYQNYLYKINTKDKYTDENINSNIHEYNTLNDFNEIHNNNNKNQLTQLDTYYEHTHELNKNEKVPEEKQKDNDHIIENEIQNTDENITSSSMSSNINEYPTKSNNNTSSGNKSI